The Microvirga thermotolerans sequence CGCCGATGCGGCGGATGCGGCAGCGCACCAGAAAGTCCTGGTAGAGCACCGCCACCGTGCGGAAGGCGGCCTCCGGATCCTCCAGGATCTCGCGCAGGACCGCATCGAGGGCGGCATCGCGCTCGGCCCGGGTTTCCTCCGTCGCCTCGGCGGCCTGGGGCTCCGGCGCCGCGGCGGCGCGGGTGCGGGCGAGCTGGGCCAGGAGGTCGTTCGTGGAGGGCGGCGGAGGCGGCGGGGCGCGCCGGGGCGCGGCGGGCCGCACCGCGCGCTCGTCCTCTCCCGCCTTGAAGATCAGGTCGCGGGCGTCCTCCGCCGGCTGCTCCGGCAGGGGCACGAGCTTGAAGTTGCCGCTGCGGGCGGAAGTCTCCACCGGGCCGATGCGGATCGGCACCGGGCGGCGCGAGAGGGCGGGCCCCAGCGCCACGAAGTGGCCGCGCTCCAGGTCGCGGAACATCTCCGCCTGGCGGCGCTCCATGCCGAGGAGATCGGCGGCGCGGGCCATGTCGATGTCGAGGAAGGTCCGGCCCATGAGGAAGTTGGACGCCTCCGCCGCCACGTTCTTGGCAAGCTTGGCGAGGCGCTGGGTGGCGATGATGCCGGCGAGCCCCCGCTTGCGGCCGCGGCACATGAGGTTCGTCATGGCCCCGAGGGACACCTTGCGCGCCTCGTCGGACACCTCCCCCGCCGCGGCGGGGGCGAAGAGCTGCGCCTCGTCCACCACCACGAGCATGGGATACCAGTAGTCGCGCTCCGCGTCGAACAGGCCGCCGAGGAAGGCGGCGGCGCAGCGCATCTGCGCTTCCGCGTCGAGCCCCTCCAGGCTCAGCACCACCGAGACCCGGTGCTGGCGCACCCGCGCGGCGATGCGCTGGAGGTCGCCCTCGCTGCGGGCGGCATCCACCACCACGTGCCCGAACCTGTCGGCGAGGGTCACGAAATCCCCCTCCGGGTCGATGACCGCCTGCTGGACGACGGAGGCGCTCTGCTCCAGGAGCCGGCGCAGGAGGTGGGACTTGCCCGATCCGGAATTGCCCT is a genomic window containing:
- a CDS encoding ATP-binding protein gives rise to the protein MKVGIEMGQVSSGPVSGGAPGTAAMLDLEELLATRLLVQGNSGSGKSHLLRRLLEQSASVVQQAVIDPEGDFVTLADRFGHVVVDAARSEGDLQRIAARVRQHRVSVVLSLEGLDAEAQMRCAAAFLGGLFDAERDYWYPMLVVVDEAQLFAPAAAGEVSDEARKVSLGAMTNLMCRGRKRGLAGIIATQRLAKLAKNVAAEASNFLMGRTFLDIDMARAADLLGMERRQAEMFRDLERGHFVALGPALSRRPVPIRIGPVETSARSGNFKLVPLPEQPAEDARDLIFKAGEDERAVRPAAPRRAPPPPPPSTNDLLAQLARTRAAAAPEPQAAEATEETRAERDAALDAVLREILEDPEAAFRTVAVLYQDFLVRCRIRRIGGEPLSLPAFRRRLAVARAGVDTATAEGTEWDRAVAFAADLAEDIQGVYLLLARAALEGAPCPPDGEIARACGSRSPGRARRLVAYMESRNIVVTRNDPRGLRIIALPDLGWETAPGDPNAFEEPAASSDSRDLFAVG